Proteins encoded together in one Bacteroidota bacterium window:
- the upp gene encoding uracil phosphoribosyltransferase: protein MQINNLSENNSILNQFVAEIRDVDVQKDRMRFRRNIERLGEIFAYEISKQLEYKKKEVITSLGKSKTSVLKSQPVLATILRAGIPFHNGFLNYFDKAGNAFVSAYRKHTSENDFFIQLDYISTPKLDDKTLIIADPMLATALSLVGAYRGLLKNGKPKHTHLVVIIATVSGIEYLQKELKDENITLWTAAIDKKLNSKSYIVPGLGDAGDLEYGNKL from the coding sequence ATGCAAATAAATAATCTTAGTGAGAATAACAGCATCTTAAATCAGTTTGTTGCAGAAATTAGGGATGTTGATGTACAAAAAGACAGAATGAGATTCAGAAGAAATATAGAGCGTTTAGGTGAAATTTTCGCTTATGAAATAAGTAAGCAATTAGAGTACAAGAAAAAAGAAGTAATAACAAGTTTAGGAAAATCAAAAACATCGGTATTAAAAAGCCAGCCTGTACTTGCTACGATTCTACGAGCAGGAATTCCATTTCATAACGGATTTTTAAATTACTTTGATAAAGCAGGAAATGCTTTTGTTTCTGCTTACAGAAAACATACTTCTGAAAACGATTTTTTTATTCAACTTGATTATATTTCCACTCCAAAGCTTGATGATAAAACACTGATAATTGCCGATCCTATGCTTGCAACTGCATTGTCGTTAGTAGGTGCTTACAGAGGATTGCTTAAAAACGGGAAACCGAAACATACTCATTTGGTTGTAATAATAGCAACAGTATCGGGTATAGAATATTTGCAAAAAGAATTAAAAGATGAAAATATTACTCTTTGGACTGCTGCAATTGACAAAAAATTGAATTCAAAATCATACATTGTACCCGGACTTGGAGATGCCGGAGACCTTGAATATGGTAATAAGCTGTAA